The following are encoded together in the Poseidonibacter lekithochrous genome:
- the recA gene encoding recombinase RecA, producing MDDNQKKSLDLAIKQIDKAFGKGTLIRLGDKEVVPTESISTGSLGLDLALGVGGIPKGRVVEIYGPESSGKTTLTLHAIAECQKAGGVCAFIDAEHALDTVYAQNLGVDIDNLLVSQPDFGEQALEILETVIRSGAVDLVVVDSVAALTPKVEIDGDMDDQQVGVQARLMSKALRKITGLLNKMNTTVIFINQIRMKIGMTGYGSPETTTGGNALKFYSSVRLDIRRIATLKQGENSIGNRVKVKVVKNKVAAPFKLAEFDIMFGEGISKMGELIDYGVKLDIVDKAGAWFSYGDSKIGQGKENSKVFLKDNPKIANDIENKILTSMGVNDEIIQGEPEEDAE from the coding sequence ATGGATGATAATCAAAAAAAATCTTTAGACTTAGCTATTAAACAAATTGACAAAGCGTTTGGAAAAGGTACACTAATTAGACTTGGTGATAAAGAAGTTGTTCCAACAGAATCAATTTCAACTGGTTCTTTAGGACTAGACTTAGCACTTGGTGTTGGAGGAATTCCAAAAGGAAGAGTTGTAGAGATTTATGGACCTGAATCATCTGGTAAAACAACATTAACATTACATGCAATTGCTGAATGTCAAAAAGCTGGTGGTGTTTGTGCCTTTATTGATGCGGAACATGCACTTGATACTGTTTATGCACAAAATCTTGGTGTAGATATTGATAACTTACTAGTTTCTCAACCTGATTTTGGTGAGCAAGCATTAGAAATATTAGAAACTGTAATCAGATCTGGTGCAGTTGACTTAGTAGTTGTGGATTCAGTTGCTGCACTTACTCCAAAAGTGGAAATTGATGGAGATATGGATGACCAACAAGTTGGTGTACAAGCAAGACTTATGTCAAAAGCTCTTAGAAAAATTACTGGTTTATTAAATAAAATGAATACAACAGTAATCTTTATTAACCAAATTAGAATGAAAATTGGTATGACAGGTTACGGTTCACCTGAAACAACTACTGGTGGAAATGCACTTAAATTCTACTCTTCAGTAAGATTAGATATTAGAAGAATTGCTACACTTAAACAAGGTGAAAATTCAATTGGTAACAGAGTTAAAGTAAAAGTTGTGAAAAATAAAGTAGCAGCACCATTTAAACTTGCTGAGTTTGATATCATGTTTGGAGAAGGTATCTCTAAAATGGGTGAACTTATTGACTATGGTGTTAAACTTGATATCGTTGACAAAGCTGGAGCATGGTTCTCTTATGGAGATTCAAAAATTGGTCAAGGAAAAGAAAACTCAAAAGTATTCTTAAAAGACAATCCAAAAATCGCAAATGATATAGAAAATAAAATTTTAACTTCTATGGGAGTTAATGACGAAATTATTCAGGGTGAACCTGAAGAAGACGCAGAATAA
- the eno gene encoding phosphopyruvate hydratase, whose protein sequence is MVFIDNVYADEVLDSRGNPTVRATVILSDGTKESAIVPSGASTGKREALELRDGDDRFLGKGVLKAVANVNTTIADELLGLSPFNQAEVDATMKDIDGTSNYSNLGANAVLGVSMAVARAAASSLKIPLYRYLGGANAMTMPVPMFNIINGGEHANNSVDFQEYMIMPVGFEDFNEGLRATAEIYQHLKKVIDEMGESTAVGDEGGFAPNLKSNEEPLEVIVKAIELAGYKPGEQIALALDVAASELINDKGLYVLKSENREITSEELVNYYADLCAKYPIVSIEDGLSEDDWDGWKVLTEVLGDKVQLVGDDLFVTNASILAEGIQKDIANSILIKPNQIGSVSETMLTIRLAQRNNYNCVMSHRSGESEDAFIADFAVALNCGQIKTGSTARSDRIAKYNRLLEIGAEIGYAEYLGKQPFSK, encoded by the coding sequence GTGGTATTTATCGACAACGTATATGCTGACGAAGTATTAGATTCAAGAGGAAACCCAACTGTAAGAGCAACAGTAATCTTAAGTGATGGGACAAAAGAGAGCGCTATTGTACCAAGTGGTGCTAGTACTGGAAAAAGAGAAGCTTTAGAATTAAGAGATGGTGATGACAGATTTTTAGGTAAAGGTGTTTTAAAAGCTGTAGCAAATGTAAACACTACTATTGCTGATGAATTATTAGGTTTAAGCCCATTCAATCAAGCTGAAGTTGATGCAACTATGAAAGATATTGATGGTACATCAAATTATTCAAACTTAGGTGCTAATGCTGTATTAGGTGTATCTATGGCTGTGGCAAGAGCTGCTGCTTCTTCATTAAAAATACCTTTATACAGATACTTAGGTGGAGCAAATGCAATGACTATGCCTGTTCCAATGTTTAACATCATTAATGGTGGAGAGCATGCTAATAATTCTGTAGACTTCCAAGAATACATGATTATGCCTGTAGGATTTGAAGACTTCAATGAAGGACTAAGAGCTACTGCTGAAATTTATCAACATCTTAAAAAAGTTATTGATGAAATGGGTGAATCAACTGCAGTTGGTGATGAGGGTGGATTCGCTCCAAACTTAAAATCAAACGAAGAACCTTTAGAAGTTATTGTTAAAGCAATTGAATTAGCTGGATATAAGCCAGGTGAGCAAATTGCACTAGCACTTGATGTTGCTGCTTCTGAATTAATCAATGACAAAGGTCTTTACGTATTAAAATCTGAAAATAGAGAAATTACTTCTGAAGAGTTAGTAAACTACTATGCTGATTTATGTGCTAAATATCCAATCGTTTCAATTGAAGATGGATTAAGTGAAGATGATTGGGATGGATGGAAAGTATTAACTGAAGTTCTAGGAGATAAAGTACAATTAGTTGGTGATGATTTATTCGTAACTAATGCTTCTATTTTAGCTGAAGGTATCCAAAAAGATATCGCTAACTCAATCTTAATTAAGCCAAATCAAATTGGTTCAGTTTCTGAGACTATGTTAACAATTAGATTAGCTCAAAGAAACAACTATAATTGTGTAATGTCTCACAGATCAGGTGAATCTGAAGATGCATTTATTGCTGATTTTGCTGTTGCTTTAAATTGTGGTCAAATCAAAACTGGTTCAACTGCGAGAAGTGATAGAATCGCTAAATACAATAGATTACTTGAAATTGGTGCAGAAATTGGTTATGCAGAATACTTAGGGAAACAACCTTTTTCTAAATAA
- a CDS encoding septum formation initiator — translation MKKIQRGYKKFIVIVIASIAITLFLSYHVANILFGSNSLKVYSSLKNKKEYLEREIIRLQKDNAHLQKEYFELKNLEPEE, via the coding sequence ATGAAAAAAATACAACGTGGTTACAAGAAATTTATCGTAATAGTAATAGCATCTATTGCTATTACATTATTTCTTAGCTACCATGTTGCTAATATTCTTTTTGGAAGTAACTCTTTAAAAGTTTACAGTTCATTAAAAAACAAAAAAGAGTATTTAGAGAGAGAAATTATTAGATTGCAAAAAGATAATGCTCATTTACAAAAAGAGTACTTTGAATTAAAAAACTTGGAGCCTGAAGAATGA
- a CDS encoding cation:proton antiporter, whose translation MSEEILIIISISLIIFSSPLIAKLLRLPTITVEIILGAVAAYFAFIVDHAILHLVAELGFLYLMFLAGLEVDLKKLVNISPSILKKSLIYNIILFSLSTLISVYFDLGNIFIVILPLISIGLLAALKKEYGDVEWIRLSIVVGLIGEIVSIFALTTVSAVLEFGINFELYKTMFLFVVFLISMLFVYKIFHNLIWWFPEIKAYLMPEQDHQEQDIRVSMAIFFLMITVMMYLHLEVAFGAFIAGTFITTFFEEHNKQLPHKLEHFGFGWLVPIFFISVGASFELDAIFTDGLVLKAFLITFAMIAIRFVASTLFIKDMGWNKFFMIGLSHSMPLTLLIAVTTLAYNNHSIDQEYYYAFILAAILEVLIVMIAIRILSQFISLNDRN comes from the coding sequence ATGAGTGAAGAAATACTAATAATTATATCAATATCTCTTATTATCTTTTCTTCGCCATTAATAGCTAAGTTATTAAGACTTCCAACAATTACTGTTGAAATTATACTTGGAGCAGTAGCTGCATATTTTGCATTTATTGTTGATCATGCAATTTTGCATCTTGTTGCGGAACTTGGATTTTTATATCTGATGTTTTTAGCAGGACTTGAAGTTGATCTGAAAAAACTTGTAAATATATCCCCCTCAATATTAAAGAAATCTTTGATTTATAATATTATCCTTTTCTCTCTATCAACGCTTATATCCGTTTATTTTGATTTAGGTAATATCTTCATAGTTATTCTTCCTTTAATCTCTATAGGGCTATTAGCAGCCCTTAAAAAAGAGTATGGGGACGTAGAGTGGATTAGATTATCAATTGTTGTAGGATTAATTGGTGAGATAGTATCTATCTTTGCCCTTACAACTGTATCTGCGGTACTAGAGTTTGGGATTAATTTTGAGTTATATAAAACAATGTTCTTATTTGTTGTTTTCTTAATCTCTATGTTATTTGTTTACAAAATCTTCCATAACCTTATTTGGTGGTTCCCTGAAATTAAAGCATATTTAATGCCGGAGCAAGATCATCAAGAACAAGATATTAGAGTATCTATGGCTATTTTTTTCCTTATGATTACTGTAATGATGTATTTACATCTAGAAGTAGCATTTGGGGCATTTATTGCAGGTACATTTATTACTACATTCTTTGAGGAACATAATAAGCAATTACCTCATAAATTAGAGCACTTTGGATTTGGATGGTTAGTACCAATATTTTTCATTTCTGTAGGGGCATCTTTTGAATTAGATGCAATTTTTACTGATGGATTAGTATTAAAAGCCTTCTTAATTACATTTGCAATGATAGCTATTAGATTTGTTGCATCAACATTGTTTATAAAAGATATGGGTTGGAATAAGTTCTTTATGATTGGTCTTTCTCACTCAATGCCTTTAACACTTTTAATTGCGGTTACGACATTGGCATATAATAATCACTCAATAGATCAAGAGTATTATTATGCATTTATTCTAGCAGCCATTTTAGAGGTTTTAATTGTAATGATTGCGATAAGAATCTTATCACAATTCATTAGTCTTAACGATAGAAATTAG
- a CDS encoding N-acetyl sugar amidotransferase, with the protein MKLMKCTRCNMPTSYEGLSLDALGVCEICRASEEKMKIDWKKKRGQLEKIFDKYRSKTNYDCIVPVSGGKDSAYQMHMLKKEFNMNPLAVTFSHNLFSQEGRENLHMMLEQLDIDHIEYTPKRSLVDRMMKNSLSLIGDSCWHCHAGVGAFPLQMAIKLNIKLLVWGESVAEWGKCATYSNPIDYDEDYFRKVSTKQGPEKMIAAGGIEENEMMFFYPPDAEEFGSSGLHGIFMGDYLFWDGEYFTEFLTKHYGWKERQLEGTYKRYKSAECIMTGVHDYSKYVKRGYGRGTDFATQDLRNGIISIDEFHELSSHYDSEEPIMMDYYTKKTGIEKKEFYNILIKQRETAAKELFDSKQRMIFSDPNKKRIVNDSTLSDEKYFEKLIKEKDNYFKG; encoded by the coding sequence ATGAAATTAATGAAGTGTACTAGATGTAATATGCCTACATCTTATGAGGGTCTTTCCTTGGATGCTTTAGGTGTTTGTGAAATATGTAGAGCATCTGAAGAAAAAATGAAAATTGATTGGAAAAAGAAAAGAGGTCAATTAGAAAAAATCTTTGATAAATATAGAAGCAAAACTAATTACGACTGTATTGTTCCTGTAAGTGGTGGGAAAGACAGTGCTTATCAAATGCATATGTTAAAAAAAGAATTTAATATGAATCCTCTTGCTGTTACATTTAGCCATAATCTTTTTTCACAAGAAGGAAGAGAAAATCTTCATATGATGCTTGAACAACTTGATATTGACCATATTGAATATACTCCTAAAAGATCACTAGTAGATAGAATGATGAAAAATTCTTTATCTTTAATTGGAGATTCTTGTTGGCATTGTCATGCTGGAGTTGGAGCCTTCCCTCTTCAAATGGCAATTAAATTAAATATCAAACTTCTTGTATGGGGTGAATCTGTAGCTGAATGGGGTAAATGTGCAACATATAGTAATCCAATAGATTATGATGAAGATTACTTTAGAAAGGTTTCTACAAAACAAGGTCCTGAGAAGATGATAGCTGCTGGAGGAATTGAAGAGAATGAGATGATGTTCTTCTATCCCCCTGATGCAGAAGAATTTGGTAGTTCTGGCTTACATGGAATTTTTATGGGTGATTATCTATTTTGGGATGGAGAATACTTTACTGAATTTTTAACAAAACACTATGGTTGGAAAGAAAGACAACTAGAAGGTACTTATAAAAGATATAAAAGTGCAGAGTGTATTATGACAGGGGTTCATGATTATTCGAAATATGTAAAAAGAGGATATGGTAGAGGAACTGACTTTGCTACTCAAGATTTAAGAAATGGAATTATATCTATAGATGAATTTCATGAGTTAAGTAGTCATTATGATTCAGAAGAACCAATAATGATGGATTACTATACTAAAAAAACTGGAATTGAGAAAAAAGAGTTTTATAATATTTTAATTAAGCAAAGAGAAACAGCTGCAAAAGAGTTATTTGATTCTAAACAAAGAATGATTTTTTCTGATCCAAATAAAAAAAGAATAGTTAATGACTCAACACTTAGTGATGAAAAATATTTTGAAAAATTAATAAAAGAAAAAGATAATTACTTTAAGGGTTAA
- a CDS encoding AMIN domain-containing protein — protein MKTLFLFTLTVILSLSLSARENPFTATNAYEEEAARIIELNEVDETAYGEEQFIQQMQEEMAMTKELPQGGNKNKVKEAVKKLMPSLKEKKINDKVYSQKEVKKLIKKAQKQSEAKTKKLIKTELEKSQMVEPQQVVFVKPRPDVEIEEEMMKTKKVLPFMDIEYSDDKLIIHTKYKVSKKFTLDKGNKIIIDYKAKLNFYTKRESLDTSNYKKIAIGNHKKNGFFRVVVELNSKPTNFKVNYKNNLISIVKTNEL, from the coding sequence ATGAAAACTTTATTTTTATTTACATTAACTGTTATTTTATCATTAAGTTTAAGTGCAAGAGAGAATCCTTTTACTGCAACAAATGCTTATGAAGAAGAAGCTGCCAGAATTATCGAACTTAATGAAGTTGATGAGACTGCATACGGTGAAGAACAGTTTATTCAACAAATGCAAGAAGAGATGGCTATGACAAAAGAGCTTCCTCAAGGTGGAAATAAAAATAAAGTTAAAGAAGCTGTTAAAAAATTAATGCCTTCATTAAAAGAGAAAAAAATAAATGACAAAGTTTATTCTCAAAAAGAAGTAAAAAAACTTATCAAAAAAGCTCAAAAACAAAGTGAAGCAAAAACTAAAAAACTTATCAAAACTGAATTAGAAAAATCTCAAATGGTTGAACCACAACAAGTTGTTTTTGTGAAACCAAGACCAGATGTAGAAATTGAAGAAGAGATGATGAAAACAAAAAAGGTTTTACCTTTTATGGACATCGAATATAGTGACGATAAACTTATTATTCACACTAAATACAAAGTATCAAAGAAGTTTACATTAGATAAAGGTAATAAGATTATTATCGATTACAAAGCAAAATTAAACTTCTATACAAAAAGAGAATCTTTAGATACTTCTAATTACAAAAAAATTGCAATTGGTAATCATAAAAAAAATGGTTTCTTTAGAGTTGTTGTAGAATTAAATAGTAAACCTACAAACTTCAAAGTTAACTATAAAAACAACCTAATTTCTATCGTTAAGACTAATGAATTGTGA
- the pseB gene encoding UDP-N-acetylglucosamine 4,6-dehydratase (inverting) translates to MFDNKNILITGGTGSFGKKYTKILLEKYKPNKIIIYSRDELKQYEMAQEYSDTSMRYFIGDVRDFDRLKKAMKGVDYVIHAAALKHVPIAEYNPMECIKTNINGAQNVIDAAIECKVSKVIALSTDKAANPVNLYGATKLASDKLFVAANNLVGEQDTIFSVVRYGNVICSRGSVIPFFQKLISEGAKELPITDDKMTRFLITLEDGVNFVLKNFERMSGGEIFVPKIPSIKIVDLAKSLAPNLPHKIVGIRPGEKLHEIMCPADDSHLTYEFDDHYVIAPTIKFTRPVNYGKNNLNEVGIHVAQGFEYNSGNNSKWLNKEELLSFVKNI, encoded by the coding sequence ATGTTTGATAATAAAAACATATTAATTACTGGCGGAACAGGTAGTTTTGGTAAAAAATATACAAAAATACTACTTGAAAAATATAAACCTAATAAAATTATAATTTATTCTCGGGATGAATTAAAGCAATATGAAATGGCTCAGGAATATAGTGATACTTCAATGAGATATTTTATTGGGGATGTTAGGGATTTTGATAGATTAAAAAAAGCAATGAAAGGCGTTGATTATGTAATTCATGCTGCTGCTTTAAAACATGTACCAATTGCAGAGTATAATCCAATGGAATGTATTAAAACAAATATTAATGGAGCACAAAATGTAATTGATGCTGCAATTGAATGTAAAGTTTCTAAAGTAATTGCTCTGTCAACTGATAAAGCTGCAAATCCTGTAAATTTATATGGAGCTACAAAACTTGCTTCTGATAAGCTTTTTGTTGCCGCTAATAATTTGGTAGGGGAACAAGACACAATATTTTCTGTTGTTAGATATGGGAATGTTATATGTAGTAGAGGTTCCGTAATTCCATTTTTTCAAAAACTAATTTCTGAAGGGGCTAAGGAACTGCCTATTACTGATGATAAAATGACTAGATTCCTAATTACTCTAGAAGATGGTGTTAATTTTGTATTAAAGAATTTTGAAAGAATGAGTGGTGGTGAAATTTTTGTACCTAAAATTCCTTCAATAAAAATTGTAGATTTAGCAAAATCTTTAGCTCCTAATTTACCTCATAAAATTGTAGGTATTAGACCAGGAGAAAAACTACATGAAATAATGTGCCCGGCTGATGACTCTCATTTAACTTATGAATTTGATGATCATTATGTAATTGCTCCAACAATTAAATTTACAAGACCTGTTAATTATGGAAAGAATAACTTAAATGAAGTAGGTATCCATGTTGCTCAAGGTTTTGAATATAATTCAGGTAATAATAGCAAATGGTTAAATAAAGAAGAACTTCTATCATTTGTTAAAAATATATAG
- a CDS encoding N-acetylneuraminate synthase family protein, whose product MNNNTFNIGSSEISANSKTYFIADIAANHDGDLQKAKDLIYLAKEAGADAAKFQHFKASSIVSDVGFKNLGSKSSHQKNWNKSIYEVYKDAEVPLRWTEELYNTCKKAEIDFFTSPYDINDIDYINNFVPAYKVGSGDITFHEIVEKMASFYKPMIVATGASNIEEVICLINKLEKINKQIVLMQCNTNYTASNENFKYIQLNVLKSYAQLFPNAILGLSDHTLGHTTVLGAVALGAKVVEKHFTDNNSLEGPDHKFSMNPLTWREMIDRTRELEYALGTCIKKIEDNELETSVLQRRCLRATRDLNKNDVITSDMFEPLRPAPKGTVLPFEKDNILGKKLSNDIKLGNSVNWSDIIL is encoded by the coding sequence ATGAATAATAATACTTTTAATATAGGAAGCAGTGAAATCTCTGCAAATTCAAAAACATATTTTATTGCTGATATTGCTGCAAATCACGATGGTGATTTACAAAAAGCTAAAGATTTAATTTATTTGGCAAAAGAAGCTGGGGCTGATGCTGCTAAATTTCAGCACTTTAAAGCAAGCTCAATTGTAAGTGATGTTGGCTTTAAGAATTTAGGAAGTAAATCAAGCCATCAAAAGAATTGGAATAAATCAATATATGAGGTATATAAAGATGCGGAAGTTCCTCTTCGATGGACTGAAGAATTATATAATACTTGTAAAAAAGCAGAAATTGATTTTTTTACTTCGCCATATGATATAAATGATATAGATTATATTAATAATTTTGTACCTGCATATAAAGTAGGTTCAGGAGATATAACTTTTCATGAGATTGTAGAAAAAATGGCAAGTTTTTACAAACCAATGATTGTAGCTACTGGTGCCTCAAATATTGAAGAAGTAATATGTTTAATTAATAAACTAGAAAAAATAAATAAACAAATAGTTTTAATGCAGTGTAATACTAACTATACAGCAAGTAATGAGAACTTTAAATATATTCAATTAAATGTATTAAAATCATATGCTCAACTATTTCCTAATGCTATTTTAGGATTATCAGATCATACTTTAGGTCACACAACTGTATTAGGTGCTGTGGCTCTTGGTGCTAAAGTTGTTGAAAAACATTTTACTGATAATAATTCTTTAGAAGGGCCAGATCATAAGTTTTCTATGAATCCATTAACTTGGAGAGAAATGATTGATAGAACAAGAGAATTAGAGTATGCATTGGGAACTTGTATTAAGAAAATAGAAGATAATGAATTAGAAACAAGTGTTTTACAAAGAAGATGTTTAAGAGCTACTCGCGACTTAAATAAAAATGATGTAATTACTAGTGATATGTTTGAACCTTTAAGACCAGCTCCAAAAGGTACAGTTTTACCTTTTGAGAAAGATAATATATTAGGAAAAAAATTAAGTAATGATATAAAACTTGGCAATTCTGTAAATTGGTCAGATATCATTCTTTAG
- a CDS encoding dTDP-4-dehydrorhamnose reductase family protein encodes MKIAVIGGTGLLGSNLIKLFKNYDVRAFSRNHSVNIEENVNNLIDFSNITIELDTYFNSWCPDLIINTVALVDLQKCEDDLPLANFSNYEISINLAELAKKNNSYFIHVSTDHYYNDGKYRHNENENVSLLNNYAKTKYKAEEAVLDIYKKSLIVRTNIIGFRKNGKESFFEWLINNMSKELNINLYENFFTSPISVNLLGGILLKCYKKGLVGIYNISSCESISKYDFGMKVSKKFSFDNKKIKKTVLIQNESSIQRALTLGLNTSKIERDLDLKMPKIEEVIDSLYYEYKKGD; translated from the coding sequence TTGAAAATCGCAGTTATTGGTGGTACTGGACTTTTAGGATCTAATTTAATAAAACTATTTAAAAACTATGATGTAAGAGCTTTCTCTAGAAATCATTCAGTTAATATAGAAGAGAATGTTAATAATCTAATTGACTTCTCAAATATTACAATTGAGTTAGATACTTATTTTAATTCTTGGTGTCCTGATTTAATCATAAATACTGTTGCTTTAGTAGATTTACAAAAATGTGAGGATGATTTACCTTTAGCAAACTTTTCTAATTATGAAATCTCAATAAACCTAGCAGAACTCGCAAAAAAAAATAATTCTTATTTTATACATGTTTCTACTGATCATTATTATAATGATGGAAAGTATAGACATAATGAAAATGAAAATGTTTCTTTATTGAATAATTACGCGAAGACTAAATATAAAGCAGAAGAGGCAGTTCTTGATATTTATAAGAAATCATTAATTGTTCGTACAAATATTATTGGTTTTAGAAAAAATGGAAAAGAGTCTTTTTTTGAATGGCTTATAAATAATATGTCTAAAGAATTAAATATAAATTTATATGAAAACTTTTTTACATCTCCTATCTCGGTAAATTTACTTGGAGGGATTCTTTTAAAATGTTATAAAAAAGGTTTGGTTGGGATTTATAATATATCTTCATGTGAAAGTATAAGTAAGTATGATTTTGGAATGAAAGTTTCTAAAAAATTTTCTTTTGATAATAAGAAAATAAAAAAAACTGTTTTAATTCAAAATGAAAGTTCAATTCAAAGGGCATTAACTTTAGGTTTAAATACTTCAAAAATTGAAAGAGATTTAGATTTAAAAATGCCAAAAATAGAAGAGGTTATAGACTCTTTATATTATGAATATAAAAAAGGTGATTAA